Part of the Bacteroidales bacterium genome is shown below.
ACACCCAGAATGATCCGCGGCAAGGCGAGGAGGTGGTGTTTGTCGATACGCTTTCTCAGGTAGAATACCGGGGCATCACCGGCAGCAATGGTAAGTTCAGGATTCAACTGCCCGAGGGCAGCACTTACCTGGTGAAGATCAAAGGCATCTCCGACCAGCAGGACTACCAGGTCTTCTCCATACCAGAGCTTGCTGATAACAGGCAATACCGGACCAGCCAGTTTTTGATCAAATACGACCCGCCCACTGTCTATACCCTGGACAACGTGTATTTTGGTTCCAACAAGGCCACCTTACGGGAGGCTTCTTATAAGGAACTGAATGAACTGGTGGAATATATGGAACGGCGGAAGCACATCCGCGTTGAGATCGCCGGGCATACCGACAATGTAGGCTCCAAAGAAGCCAACCTAAAGCTTTCCCGCAGAAGGGCCCGCCGGGTCAAAGCCTACCTGGTCAGCCAGGGCATCGCGGAAGGACGCATTGAAGCCAGGGGCTATGGAGAAGATCATCCGGTAGCCGGCAACAATACCGAAGCGGGAAGACAAAAAAACCGCCGCACCGAAGTCCGTATACTCGAAGATTCCAGGTAATATTTTCCGGCTTCATTATCGCCAATGTGGCTAAAACAAAGGTAATGACAAAAGAACCCCTGCTTTCTTTAGCTTCAGATTGAGAGGAAAATGATCGCTCCCGAAAATTATCCGGGTCTCATATTTTTTTCAGTCTATGTCCACAGTTAAATACAGTGTCCATATGATAGAACCTGCCTCGCTTTCTGCGGAAACTACCGAGCCACCTGTCTCTGCCTCGGCCAGCCCGAATACCAGATCGGAATTGGGTTCCGAATCGAAGGGGGTTTCGTTCATCAGCTGCCATTCGCCGTCGTCATTCCGGGCATAAACCTTTTGTATATCATTTATAACGGTCACCCCGGCATCTACGGGGATGGTTATGACACCTCTGTCTTTTTCAAGCCTTCCGACAGGATCAATCTTCCATGAACCACTTCGTACAATTTTTGAATCATTGTTGAATACGATTTCACCCGAATAATTTAATGTGGTGCCTTCGAAATTGATAAGCCCCATTTCTTTATCGATCTCCACCTCCATGCTGGCTGTTTCATCCCATTCGGGATACACATTGGTGTATCTAACGGTCATGGTGCCGGCGTAATCATGCTCCAGCAGTTGATCCGGCACCTTCTTATCTTCATCTTTCGAACAGGAAAAGTCAAGAAAGAGAAGAATTAGCGGAAGACAAAAGGTAAAATACCTGATGTGACCTATTGCTTTCATAGGTTAGAATGTTTGATGGTTATTTAATGTTTGACTATACGGGCAATGCTTATATGCTTCCCGCCCATTGCCCTGATTAGGTAGACCCCGTCAGGACAGGATGATAGATCGAGCAGCAGGGTCTGGCCGGTAACATTCATGCTGATCACCTCTGCTCCGGTGATGGTAGTCACTTTAAGCATCTCAACCTTGCTGTCTTCGCCCAGCTCAATCTTCAGCAAGCCATTGGTCGGGTTGGGGTAAACCGTCAGCCCGTTTCGTTCAACCCGGGAAATTTTATCCGGCACATCTTCCGGGTTTTCTGTTTCATAAGCCCCTATATCCACCGTGTCGTTCTTGATTCGGGGTTCACCGTCGAGATCGACGGCTACCGTCACAGAATCGTTCAGGCCTGCATTGATGCAAGGGGATATTTCCTCAATGTGGAAATCACCTTCTAACGTAGGAGCGTCTTCCGGATTGATTGCTGTTACAAAGAGGGGGTCTTCATCCAGAATCTCATGATAGACGATGGAATTGCTTCCTCCACGTCCGAAAGCTTCAGCTCCGCCCTGTATATCACAATGTGTAAAAGTGGGAGTTGCATCATGAAGATGCACCTCACTGCCCGAATCATCTGCCAGGTTATTCCAAAGAAGAGAGTTGACAAATACGGGTCCCATGTTTGTCATTCTTACTGCCCCACCCCATTCTGCTGAGTTACCGGTGAAAGTACAATTTTTCAGGATGGTGTTTTCCTCGGTCTGTGCGTTGTTTGTTGACGTGAAAAAGTCAATTCCACCACCGGAGTATTCTGCTTCGTTGCCACTGATGAGACAATTGACTAAAACAGGGCAGCTTGTGCCGTCGCTTACAATGTAAAGACCAGCTCCATCAATCGCTTCATTACCTTGTATTTTGCAATTCAGCAACTCAGGCTTGTTAACACTCAGATAACAGGACCAGATGCATAAGCCGGCTCCCATATAGGCTTTATTATTTTTAATGATACAATGATGGATTTTCGGGTTAGAAACGGAATTCCATTCGGTCGTTTCTATAAAAATCCCGGCTCCAAAAAGATCGGGGTTTTGGTCAGGCCATCTCGTTTCCGCTTGCCCGTCTTCCTTTTCGCTATTCCCGTGAATGATAATGAATCCATCCAGCAGTGTCTGATCCCCTGTATTGATGAGCCTCACCACATGGCGGGCATTGTCCGAATGGTCTTTCTCCTTGCCAATATTGCCGGTGAGGAAGGTTTCGTTGTTTTTCCAGTCTCTTTCTTCCAGGGAGTTTTCCGACCCGTCAAAGCCACCATAGAGTTTCACACCGTCCGGAATGACAAAGCTGGCATTCCTGTCGTCTCTCTCAATGTGAGATCCCCTGTCCGGGTAATAATAGCTTGCAGCCACCCATATAGAATCTCCGAAATCAGCTATATGAAGGGCATCCTGGAGGTCGTTGAAGGCATCTTCCCAGGATGTACCATCGTTGTAGCCTGAAGCATCCATATCAACATAGATGAGGGCTTGAGAGACAGGCCTCTCATAGGCGCCCATATCAACCGTTCCATTCTGTATCCGGTCGTTGCCATCCAAATCGATGTTTACGGTCACTGAATCATTTAGTCCGGCATCGATGCAAGGAGATCCGATAAGCAGGTGAAAGTCTCCACCGGTTGTCGGGGCTTCTTCAGGATCCACACCAGAAACAAATAGCGGGTCACTTTCCAGATTGTTATTGTAGGTAATATTGCTCGCGATGGTTTCAATTCCATCCAATCCACCCTGAATATTGCAATAGATCATTATAGGTGAAGAAAAGTTGAAGTACCCTTCATCGCCTTTCTCCCTGGCTCGGTTATTTCGAAAAATGCAGTTAACCAAATTGGGATCCATATGGCTAACTGCCAACCCTCCTCCAAACATACTTGTATAATTGCCACTGAAAGTACAGTTTTTCAGAATGGGTTGCCGAACTTCTGACTCATCCCCAAAAAAGTGCAATCCACCGCCATACACTTGGGACCTGTTACCACTGATGAGGCAATTGGTCAGGATGGGCTCGCATATGCCGTCCCGAAGACTTCTGAAATAGATGCCTCCTGCCCTGTGATCGGAAACATTGCCACGTATAATACAGTTGGTAAGTACCGGGCTGCTTTCTCCACCGGAATATACTACATTATACATTCCTCCTCCATTGTGGGCACTGTTGTTTTCAATTATGCAATTCACAATATTGGGATTACTTAAATGACCCTCCCCCGTACATTTATTGAAAATTCCTGCTCCACACTCATTGATCCATTCTCCTTCATCGGTATGTTCAGCCGAATTTCCGTACGCAATGGTAAAACCGTTCAGTATTGTTTCCTTACCTGTATTGATAAAGCAAACCACGTGATAGGTATTGTCTGAAGCGTCCCCTTGTATTCCGATGTCTCCGCTGAGAAGGGTTTCATTTGCTTGAGGATCCCGCTCGTAAAGACGGGACTCTGTCCCTTCAAATCCCCCATATAATTTTACACCGGAGGGTATTAAGAAAGTTACCTCTCTGGAATCCGGAACATTGATATTATCAAGATCTAATGCTTCAGAAGGATAATACGTGCCCTCAGCTACCCAGATGGAATCCCCCGGCATGGCTTTATCCAGGCCATCCTGGAGATTGTTGAAAGCATCTTCCCAGGATGTACCATCGTTGTAGCCTGAAGCA
Proteins encoded:
- a CDS encoding OmpA family protein — translated: MHRFTLLAVLFAAIYLLPGMQDQAAARGRSVRQDTIQKMPLEVLVTNTQNDPRQGEEVVFVDTLSQVEYRGITGSNGKFRIQLPEGSTYLVKIKGISDQQDYQVFSIPELADNRQYRTSQFLIKYDPPTVYTLDNVYFGSNKATLREASYKELNELVEYMERRKHIRVEIAGHTDNVGSKEANLKLSRRRARRVKAYLVSQGIAEGRIEARGYGEDHPVAGNNTEAGRQKNRRTEVRILEDSR
- a CDS encoding VCBS repeat-containing protein; the encoded protein is VNVPLLGQTSTTPSGEEGFEDVDLALDSISHASVAWGDYDADGDPDLLMTGWTGSNSEYITKIYQNNDGVLEDTEMNLQGVMAGSDKSCGWTDFNNDGMLDFIITGAKDGQPDEYYTMLYKQVEGTFVETDLGLHGVTSGSVDWGDYDHDGDYDLLINGKGSGSEYAGIYINNINTDNDFEYNNYGFEPVWSSVANWGDFDGDGDLDVLSSGLEATKSQYRNDLPGFSNVQSVLNSIQGRTADVGDFDMDGDLDIVMAGDNADTAYSCIFECVTHEGPATWAYSLKSNIQNIKSGSVAWGDYDNDGDPDLIVSGTKTGLEAHTVLYENHEGSFWPYNQYFPDLGRSAAAWADYDNDGDLDLLLTGWGEDGPVSAIFKNNRARANTPPEAPEALAVEAGMDSVRLIWNTGSDNETAQKGLTYNLRMGTSPGGSQIISPLSLADGFRQVPKMGNAGLDTSYMVYGLQPNTTYYWSVQSVDNCFAGSAFAQEKSFTTSAEPQPELIFVDMDASGYNDGTSWEDAFNNLQDGLDKAMPGDSIWVAEGTYYPSEALDLDNINVPDSREVTFLIPSGVKLYGGFEGTESRLYERDPQANETLLSGDIGIQGDASDNTYHVVCFINTGKETILNGFTIAYGNSAEHTDEGEWINECGAGIFNKCTGEGHLSNPNIVNCIIENNSAHNGGGMYNVVYSGGESSPVLTNCIIRGNVSDHRAGGIYFRSLRDGICEPILTNCLISGNRSQVYGGGLHFFGDESEVRQPILKNCTFSGNYTSMFGGGLAVSHMDPNLVNCIFRNNRAREKGDEGYFNFSSPIMIYCNIQGGLDGIETIASNITYNNNLESDPLFVSGVDPEEAPTTGGDFHLLIGSPCIDAGLNDSVTVNIDLDGNDRIQNGTVDMGAYERPVSQALIYVDMDASGYNDGTSWEDAFNDLQDALHIADFGDSIWVAASYYYPDRGSHIERDDRNASFVIPDGVKLYGGFDGSENSLEERDWKNNETFLTGNIGKEKDHSDNARHVVRLINTGDQTLLDGFIIIHGNSEKEDGQAETRWPDQNPDLFGAGIFIETTEWNSVSNPKIHHCIIKNNKAYMGAGLCIWSCYLSVNKPELLNCKIQGNEAIDGAGLYIVSDGTSCPVLVNCLISGNEAEYSGGGIDFFTSTNNAQTEENTILKNCTFTGNSAEWGGAVRMTNMGPVFVNSLLWNNLADDSGSEVHLHDATPTFTHCDIQGGAEAFGRGGSNSIVYHEILDEDPLFVTAINPEDAPTLEGDFHIEEISPCINAGLNDSVTVAVDLDGEPRIKNDTVDIGAYETENPEDVPDKISRVERNGLTVYPNPTNGLLKIELGEDSKVEMLKVTTITGAEVISMNVTGQTLLLDLSSCPDGVYLIRAMGGKHISIARIVKH